The Sporosarcina luteola genome contains a region encoding:
- a CDS encoding GNAT family N-acetyltransferase, producing MTYTLDGVTIRPIKEEDLHRMWELTFKEENPEWKKWDAPYYPHKAITYEAFLERKDNVVATDDYWGIEVGGELIGMVSYYWEHKPSLRLEMGILIYEPKYWSGGYGTKALTMWIDHLFNEMPLVRVGLTTWSGNERMIRVAEKLGMTMEARIRKVRYWNGVYYDSIRMGMLREEWEAHKSKN from the coding sequence TTGACATACACTCTAGACGGCGTAACAATTCGCCCGATAAAAGAAGAAGATTTGCACCGTATGTGGGAATTGACGTTCAAAGAGGAAAATCCCGAATGGAAGAAATGGGACGCCCCGTACTACCCGCATAAAGCAATAACGTATGAAGCATTTCTCGAACGGAAAGACAATGTCGTCGCTACGGACGATTACTGGGGCATCGAAGTAGGCGGCGAGCTCATCGGCATGGTGAGTTACTATTGGGAGCACAAGCCGTCCCTTCGGCTTGAGATGGGCATCCTCATCTACGAGCCGAAGTATTGGAGCGGCGGATACGGAACGAAGGCACTCACGATGTGGATCGATCATTTATTCAATGAAATGCCGCTCGTCCGCGTCGGCCTCACCACATGGTCCGGCAACGAGCGAATGATCCGCGTCGCCGAAAAGCTAGGCATGACAATGGAAGCGCGCATCCGCAAAGTCCGCTACTGGAACGGCGTCTACTACGACTCCATCCGGATGGGCATGCTGCGTGAGGAATGGGAAGCGCATAAATCTAAGAATTGA
- a CDS encoding ABC transporter ATP-binding protein — protein MHENEVCVSICNVSKSFGKNQVLKDINLDIYEGEIFGLLGPSGAGKTTLVKELAGLDEPTTGENHLFNEKMPSLNLIKRIGYMAQSDALYEELSAKENLQFFSELYGLKGQKQAQLIKEVMELVQLSGDMTKLVSNYSGGMKRRLSLAIALLHKPELLILDEPTVGIDPVLRKSIWNAFADQKAQGKTLIVTTHVMDEADKCDRLGLIRDGKLIAVGTPAELKKETNSSTIEEVFLVFGGVER, from the coding sequence ATGCACGAAAACGAAGTCTGCGTATCCATCTGCAACGTCTCGAAAAGCTTCGGCAAGAATCAAGTTCTGAAAGACATCAACTTAGACATTTATGAAGGCGAAATCTTCGGCTTGCTCGGACCATCCGGAGCGGGGAAGACGACGTTGGTGAAGGAACTGGCGGGACTTGACGAACCGACAACAGGGGAGAACCATCTATTCAACGAGAAGATGCCTTCCCTAAACCTCATCAAACGCATCGGGTATATGGCGCAATCGGACGCCCTTTACGAGGAATTGTCAGCGAAGGAAAATCTTCAATTTTTCTCTGAACTCTATGGGTTGAAAGGGCAGAAACAAGCGCAGCTCATCAAAGAAGTTATGGAACTCGTCCAACTTTCCGGCGACATGACAAAACTCGTATCGAACTACTCCGGTGGAATGAAAAGACGCCTCTCCCTCGCGATTGCATTACTCCACAAACCGGAATTGCTCATTCTCGATGAACCTACTGTCGGAATCGACCCAGTCCTACGGAAAAGCATCTGGAACGCATTCGCGGATCAGAAAGCGCAAGGGAAGACGCTCATCGTCACGACCCACGTCATGGACGAAGCCGATAAATGTGATCGACTCGGACTGATTCGCGACGGAAAACTGATTGCGGTCGGCACGCCAGCCGAACTGAAAAAGGAAACCAATTCTTCAACAATCGAGGAAGTCTTCCTCGTCTTCGGAGGTGTGGAACGATGA
- a CDS encoding ABC transporter permease: MRVMALVKRILRQLSRDKRTIGLLIFAPILVLTMLYFVFNGDDYTPKIGFVDIPEMLADQIDKEGAQVTTFKTEAVAKEKLAAQELDGYLKIEGNTPSIVLEGSDPSVTGATMKWLQNALPKPSQAIDIPEPKIDYLHGSSDMGQFDYFGPVLLGFFVFFFVFLIAGVSFLRERTTGTLERLLASPLRKREIVAGYVLGFGLFTTIQSTIITAYAIYVLGMVMEGAFIYVLLIILILALTALTLGILLSSFAHNELQMMQFIPIVVVPQIFFSGLFNLETIAEWLSWIGYLTPLYYAAEALRDVMVRGAGFGDIMINLLILAGFCLLFIAINIAVLSKYRRI, encoded by the coding sequence ATGAGAGTGATGGCATTGGTAAAACGAATTCTCCGTCAACTTAGCAGGGATAAACGGACGATCGGGCTGCTTATCTTCGCGCCGATCCTCGTACTGACGATGCTCTATTTCGTCTTCAACGGCGACGACTATACTCCGAAAATCGGATTCGTCGATATACCGGAAATGCTCGCCGATCAAATCGATAAGGAAGGGGCACAAGTAACCACCTTCAAAACGGAAGCTGTAGCGAAGGAAAAACTTGCTGCACAGGAACTCGATGGCTATCTAAAAATCGAAGGCAACACACCGTCCATTGTCCTTGAGGGGAGCGATCCAAGCGTCACGGGCGCCACGATGAAATGGCTACAGAACGCATTGCCAAAACCGTCGCAAGCCATTGACATTCCGGAACCGAAGATTGACTACTTGCACGGCTCAAGCGACATGGGACAATTCGATTATTTCGGACCGGTCCTGCTCGGATTTTTCGTGTTCTTCTTCGTCTTCCTGATCGCGGGTGTTTCATTCCTACGCGAACGGACGACAGGCACTCTTGAACGGCTACTCGCCAGTCCATTGCGAAAACGGGAAATCGTCGCCGGCTATGTCCTCGGCTTTGGACTTTTCACGACAATCCAGTCTACAATCATTACAGCATATGCGATTTACGTGCTTGGCATGGTCATGGAAGGAGCCTTCATCTATGTGCTCCTTATCATCCTCATCCTCGCGTTGACTGCACTGACGCTCGGTATCCTGCTATCATCATTCGCACATAACGAGCTGCAGATGATGCAATTCATCCCGATCGTCGTCGTGCCGCAAATCTTCTTTTCAGGATTGTTCAACTTGGAGACAATTGCCGAATGGCTCAGCTGGATCGGCTACTTGACACCTCTCTATTACGCCGCGGAAGCATTGCGGGACGTGATGGTGAGGGGCGCCGGATTTGGCGATATCATGATAAACTTGCTTATACTAGCAGGATTCTGCCTGCTGTTCATTGCAATAAACATCGCCGTGCTAAGCAAGTATCGCAGAATATAA
- a CDS encoding TetR/AcrR family transcriptional regulator, with the protein MTDENNLLDEMLQEDDSLTEKQRQILVAATEMFAEKGFAATSTNEIAKKAGVAEGTIFRHYKTKKDLLLSIVTPMMVKMLGPIIIKDLNKVLDKDFEHFEDFVRAMIKNRQEFLEKNLKVVQIFLQEIPFHPELREQFIEHIGKKVVIRLIQIVEHYQSKGQIIKLPATTVIRLTASTIMGYFAAKYIINPKWNDDEEINQMIHFLKKGLAPEE; encoded by the coding sequence ATGACAGACGAAAACAACCTGCTCGACGAAATGCTTCAGGAAGACGACAGCCTGACAGAAAAACAAAGGCAAATTCTCGTCGCAGCAACAGAAATGTTCGCAGAAAAAGGATTTGCCGCCACATCGACAAATGAAATCGCCAAAAAAGCGGGCGTCGCGGAAGGCACGATTTTCCGCCACTACAAAACGAAAAAGGACCTGCTCCTTTCCATCGTCACGCCGATGATGGTCAAAATGCTTGGTCCCATTATCATCAAAGACTTGAACAAAGTGCTCGACAAAGACTTCGAGCACTTCGAAGACTTCGTGCGCGCAATGATCAAAAATCGCCAGGAATTCCTCGAGAAAAACTTGAAAGTCGTCCAGATCTTTCTCCAGGAAATCCCGTTCCACCCAGAACTGCGCGAGCAATTCATCGAACACATTGGGAAAAAGGTAGTCATCCGCCTCATCCAAATCGTCGAGCACTATCAATCGAAAGGCCAGATTATTAAACTGCCGGCAACGACCGTCATCCGGCTAACCGCCTCGACAATCATGGGCTACTTCGCCGCCAAATACATCATCAACCCGAAGTGGAACGACGACGAGGAAATCAATCAAATGATTCACTTCCTCAAAAAAGGCCTCGCCCCTGAGGAATGA
- a CDS encoding DUF2975 domain-containing protein, whose translation MKRGSTLFLRMAVFLIGAPVLALAIFGIYYLLKNPANPDYAHILYPIVIGMYISVIPFFGALLQAFKLLSYIDKNQAFSDLSVTALKKIKLFAMTISVVYVIVLPFMAMVAELDDAPGLIIFSMVPIFAPFVIAVFAALLQRLLQEAITIKSENDLTV comes from the coding sequence ATGAAACGAGGATCAACATTATTTTTAAGGATGGCAGTTTTCCTAATTGGAGCTCCAGTTCTTGCTTTAGCTATATTCGGGATCTACTATCTATTGAAAAATCCAGCCAATCCGGATTATGCACATATACTCTATCCAATCGTGATCGGAATGTATATTTCAGTCATACCGTTTTTCGGAGCGTTGTTACAGGCTTTCAAACTGCTCAGCTACATCGACAAGAACCAAGCTTTCTCAGATCTATCTGTTACAGCTCTTAAGAAAATCAAACTCTTTGCAATGACAATCAGTGTTGTGTATGTAATTGTTCTGCCATTCATGGCAATGGTAGCGGAGCTGGACGATGCACCAGGTCTCATCATCTTCTCAATGGTTCCTATTTTTGCTCCGTTTGTAATCGCGGTCTTTGCTGCTCTCCTCCAAAGACTGCTGCAAGAAGCTATTACGATAAAATCTGAAAATGATTTAACGGTCTGA
- a CDS encoding helix-turn-helix domain-containing protein: MGIIINIDVMLAKRKMSVTELTEKVGITMANLSILKNGKAKAIRFSTLEAICKALDCQPGDILEYKNDEDTEE; the protein is encoded by the coding sequence ATGGGAATTATTATAAATATTGACGTAATGCTAGCCAAAAGGAAGATGAGCGTAACAGAACTAACGGAAAAGGTTGGAATTACAATGGCGAACCTATCCATATTGAAAAATGGAAAGGCTAAAGCGATCCGATTCTCAACCCTAGAGGCGATCTGCAAGGCGTTGGACTGTCAGCCTGGAGACATTTTAGAATACAAAAATGATGAAGACACAGAAGAATAA
- a CDS encoding late competence development ComFB family protein, translating to MPVYNVMEEVVQNVLQQYENELNLTCHCDRCKDDIKAIALNEIKPRYIVNDKLSPVIRAEHVADRQGATNILSTVVRAARIVSASPRCENAKKE from the coding sequence ATGCCAGTATATAACGTGATGGAAGAAGTCGTCCAAAACGTACTCCAACAATATGAAAATGAACTCAATCTCACATGCCATTGTGACCGATGCAAAGACGACATCAAGGCCATCGCGCTCAATGAAATCAAGCCTCGCTACATCGTGAACGATAAACTAAGTCCAGTCATCCGCGCAGAACACGTCGCAGATCGGCAAGGCGCAACAAACATCCTTTCCACCGTAGTCAGAGCAGCCCGCATCGTCTCCGCATCACCCCGCTGCGAAAACGCAAAAAAAGAGTAG
- a CDS encoding flagellin, translated as MRVMSGEQIAVSANRSARNAGQIEKSLVKLGSGVKIAKGSDNASGLSISETMRAQIRGISRAQSNMQDGLSVLEASNEGLNNVNGLLQRARELAVLSANDTLTVNDRAASQVELDHLLGAVDDTATKLEFNTKKILGQNGSLTLQVGANAGQQMQITLVDVSSKELGLEGASLELRDLAEGLITKIDKAINTVSSHLTRIGSNMEAVEHHLTNALVFENNLTKSLSLLEDTDMAKEMMNFVNLDIRQQGDHLLVKQVNQNIHSVMSLFSK; from the coding sequence ATGCGTGTTATGAGCGGCGAGCAGATTGCGGTTTCGGCGAATCGTTCAGCGCGGAATGCCGGGCAGATCGAGAAGAGTTTGGTGAAGCTCGGGTCCGGGGTGAAGATTGCGAAGGGCAGCGATAATGCTTCGGGGCTGTCGATTTCGGAGACGATGCGCGCGCAGATCCGCGGGATTTCCCGGGCGCAGAGCAATATGCAGGACGGGCTGTCCGTTCTTGAGGCTTCGAATGAAGGGCTGAATAATGTGAATGGCCTGTTGCAGCGGGCGCGTGAGCTTGCGGTGTTGAGTGCGAATGATACGCTGACGGTGAATGACCGGGCGGCGAGCCAGGTGGAGCTTGATCATCTGCTTGGTGCTGTCGATGATACGGCGACGAAGCTCGAGTTCAATACGAAGAAGATATTGGGCCAGAATGGGTCGTTGACGTTGCAGGTCGGGGCGAATGCTGGGCAGCAGATGCAGATTACGCTTGTGGATGTTAGTTCTAAGGAGCTCGGCCTTGAAGGGGCTTCATTGGAATTACGGGACCTTGCGGAAGGTTTGATTACGAAGATTGATAAAGCCATCAATACGGTTTCCAGTCATTTGACTAGGATCGGCTCGAATATGGAGGCGGTCGAGCATCATTTGACGAATGCGCTTGTGTTCGAGAATAACTTGACTAAGTCACTATCGTTGCTTGAGGATACGGATATGGCGAAGGAAATGATGAATTTCGTCAATCTGGATATCCGTCAGCAAGGCGATCATTTGCTTGTGAAACAGGTGAATCAGAATATCCATAGTGTGATGTCATTGTTTTCGAAGTGA
- the fliS gene encoding flagellar export chaperone FliS — MTTIDIEKAIQIYKEASASTLSMMEYVLLLLNELQKNIQQCKQAIEVGDTAERNRTLRKAQDFLFELMTTTDHEAERSDRLMVIYLHMNQCLVQTQMTKTDEQLDHLEEMTVQLIASWQVAKQVTRRRNFTTDRL, encoded by the coding sequence TTGACGACCATAGACATCGAAAAAGCCATCCAAATCTACAAAGAAGCTAGCGCCTCCACATTATCGATGATGGAATACGTCCTCCTCCTGCTCAACGAACTACAGAAAAACATCCAGCAATGCAAGCAGGCAATAGAGGTAGGGGACACCGCCGAACGCAACCGCACACTGCGAAAAGCACAAGACTTCCTCTTCGAACTCATGACAACAACCGACCACGAAGCCGAACGAAGCGACCGGCTCATGGTAATCTACCTACATATGAACCAATGCCTCGTCCAAACGCAGATGACCAAAACGGACGAGCAGCTCGACCACCTTGAAGAAATGACCGTTCAGTTAATCGCGTCATGGCAAGTTGCAAAGCAAGTGACGCGCCGCAGGAATTTCACGACGGACCGCTTGTGA
- a CDS encoding enoyl-CoA hydratase-related protein: protein METIMFEQKGNIAKVTLHRPEAMNAFNYDMLSELGQVIESIRINPDIRVVIFTGSGDRAFSVGADLKERRTLSDSQVKRNVYKIGEVFTMVENLPQPTIAVLNGYAFGGGMELALACDFRFAADSAVMGLTETGLAIIPGAGGTQRLPRLIGESKAMELILTARRLKAEDAQLYGMLTGVAPANFLQETVDRFVRELLANGPIALQQAKFAIKHGMNADLQTGLAIERKAYELTIPTEDRLEALAAFAEKRKPEFKGK from the coding sequence ATGGAAACAATTATGTTTGAACAAAAGGGGAATATCGCAAAGGTGACATTGCATCGCCCGGAAGCGATGAATGCATTCAATTACGATATGCTGTCGGAACTAGGACAAGTGATCGAATCGATCCGTATTAATCCGGATATCCGAGTAGTCATCTTTACGGGGTCCGGGGACCGTGCATTCAGCGTGGGGGCTGATTTGAAGGAGCGGAGGACGCTGTCGGATTCTCAAGTGAAGCGGAATGTCTATAAAATTGGCGAAGTTTTCACGATGGTGGAAAATCTGCCGCAACCCACAATTGCGGTGTTGAATGGCTATGCGTTCGGCGGCGGAATGGAGCTTGCGCTTGCATGCGACTTCCGGTTCGCGGCGGATTCGGCGGTCATGGGGCTGACGGAGACGGGACTTGCCATCATTCCGGGCGCCGGCGGGACGCAGCGGTTGCCGAGGCTGATCGGTGAATCGAAGGCGATGGAGCTCATTTTGACGGCGAGACGGCTGAAGGCGGAAGATGCGCAATTGTACGGGATGTTGACGGGCGTCGCTCCCGCAAACTTTTTGCAGGAGACGGTGGATCGTTTTGTCAGAGAGCTTCTTGCGAATGGGCCGATTGCATTGCAGCAGGCGAAATTCGCCATCAAGCATGGCATGAATGCCGATTTGCAAACGGGACTCGCGATCGAGCGGAAGGCGTATGAATTGACGATTCCGACGGAGGATCGGTTGGAGGCGCTTGCGGCATTTGCCGAGAAGCGGAAACCGGAGTTCAAAGGGAAATGA
- a CDS encoding EAL and HDOD domain-containing protein → MEYLIFVGRQPILDKEERIFGYELLYRNSDQNSFPDIDPEQATIQLLINTFLSIGVDQISGKSKSFINFTGDLLLKDIFSSLKPEFVVIEILEDVEITPALISRIREIKQEGFQLALDDFIIQDQYALHTELFELIDYVKVDFLAVDEKSRRGIERFIKKYPHIKMLAEKIETEEQFQIAKQSGYDLFQGYFFAKPEIIKGVEIPANLNLHIQIISKLNDSDPNIDEIANLILHDISLTYKLLRLINTMNFNVPKSVGSVKQAIVLIGMRELKRWMRILMLQDISDHSSSGRVKALVSYSMSRAKMCEFVAIRTGYPNGDEHFFVGLFSLLDAIMNRDWDDILPMFPFSEDVAETLQGKKTDMTPYLELAIATERFDMEKIIKISKRFGVSKEEIIAFSNKANHWARQLER, encoded by the coding sequence ATGGAGTACCTTATATTTGTAGGCAGGCAGCCGATTTTGGACAAGGAAGAACGCATTTTTGGCTACGAACTGCTTTATCGCAATAGTGATCAGAACAGCTTCCCGGATATCGACCCCGAACAGGCGACAATCCAATTGCTCATCAACACGTTCCTGTCGATCGGCGTGGACCAGATTTCAGGGAAATCAAAGTCATTCATCAATTTTACCGGTGACCTGCTCCTCAAGGACATCTTTTCAAGCCTGAAGCCGGAATTCGTCGTCATCGAGATTTTGGAGGATGTCGAAATCACCCCGGCACTCATTTCGAGAATAAGGGAAATCAAGCAAGAGGGATTTCAACTCGCTCTTGACGACTTCATCATACAAGACCAATATGCCTTACATACAGAACTATTCGAGCTGATCGATTACGTGAAAGTGGACTTCCTTGCCGTTGATGAAAAGAGCAGGCGGGGCATCGAACGGTTCATTAAAAAATACCCGCACATCAAGATGCTTGCGGAAAAGATCGAGACGGAAGAACAGTTCCAAATTGCGAAGCAGAGCGGATACGACCTGTTTCAAGGCTATTTCTTCGCAAAGCCAGAAATTATCAAAGGTGTCGAAATCCCAGCGAACCTCAATCTACATATACAGATCATCAGCAAGTTGAATGACAGTGACCCTAATATCGACGAAATTGCCAATCTTATACTCCATGACATCTCATTGACATACAAATTGCTGCGCTTAATCAATACGATGAATTTCAATGTCCCGAAAAGCGTCGGTTCCGTCAAACAGGCAATCGTCCTGATCGGCATGCGCGAGTTGAAGAGATGGATGCGGATCTTGATGCTACAGGACATTAGCGACCATTCATCAAGCGGCCGCGTCAAAGCACTTGTATCCTATTCGATGTCACGAGCGAAAATGTGCGAGTTCGTCGCAATCCGTACGGGGTATCCGAATGGCGATGAACACTTCTTTGTCGGGCTGTTCTCGTTACTTGACGCCATCATGAATCGCGACTGGGACGACATCCTGCCAATGTTCCCTTTTTCCGAGGATGTGGCGGAAACGTTGCAGGGTAAGAAAACCGACATGACGCCATACTTGGAGCTAGCTATCGCGACGGAGCGTTTCGATATGGAGAAGATCATTAAAATCAGCAAGAGATTCGGCGTGTCGAAAGAGGAGATTATCGCGTTCTCCAATAAAGCGAATCATTGGGCGCGGCAGCTTGAAAGATAA
- a CDS encoding DegV family protein, with protein sequence MKTAIVTDSTAYLPLYILEELDIHVVPLTVTIDGHAYEEEVDLTSEDFYNKVRGEGPLPKTSQPPVGKFVELFESLKTGHDAIISIHLSSGISGTFAGAVQAGEMVEGIDVRTFDSELSCYIQGFYVIRAAEMAKEGASPDEIMADLAEMKKTMRAYFMVDDLAHLQRGGRLSSAQALIGGLLQVKPILHFHDKVIVPFEKIRTRKKAMKRIADMLAEDAETMPLEAAIIHANQPEEAEIWKAELEERLPNVTFTISHFGPVIGTHLGEGSMGLGWVKRRE encoded by the coding sequence GTGAAAACAGCAATTGTAACAGATAGCACGGCATATTTGCCGCTTTACATATTAGAGGAACTTGATATCCACGTCGTCCCTTTGACGGTGACGATCGACGGACATGCCTATGAAGAGGAAGTCGACCTGACGTCGGAGGATTTCTATAATAAAGTGCGCGGCGAAGGTCCGTTGCCGAAAACGTCCCAGCCGCCGGTCGGAAAATTCGTCGAGCTGTTTGAATCATTGAAAACGGGCCATGACGCGATCATTTCCATCCATCTATCAAGCGGCATTAGCGGCACATTCGCAGGCGCCGTCCAAGCAGGGGAAATGGTGGAGGGCATTGACGTCCGCACGTTCGACTCGGAACTGTCCTGCTATATCCAAGGGTTTTACGTCATCCGGGCAGCCGAAATGGCGAAAGAAGGGGCAAGCCCAGACGAAATCATGGCTGATCTCGCGGAAATGAAGAAGACGATGCGCGCCTATTTCATGGTCGACGACCTCGCCCATTTGCAGCGTGGCGGCAGACTCTCGAGCGCACAAGCCTTGATTGGCGGACTACTCCAAGTGAAGCCAATCCTTCACTTCCACGACAAAGTGATTGTCCCCTTCGAAAAAATCCGCACACGCAAAAAAGCGATGAAACGAATCGCGGACATGCTTGCAGAAGACGCCGAAACAATGCCACTCGAAGCAGCCATTATCCATGCCAACCAGCCTGAAGAAGCGGAAATCTGGAAAGCGGAACTTGAAGAACGCCTGCCAAATGTCACTTTTACAATCAGCCATTTTGGTCCAGTGATTGGTACACATTTAGGAGAAGGATCGATGGGGCTTGGATGGGTGAAGAGGAGAGAGTAA
- a CDS encoding DEAD/DEAH box helicase — protein sequence MTKPFNPAIRNFLDGRIWLRMHTPFPREEIDALIDAGYIQTIKGIESKPSFLNQNRHLCNRCENEDSTRFTTFNCAKCQGPCTYCRQCLKMGRVSSCTELIIWNGEKPVYPTNHTIAWQGTLTPHQQKASDELSESQNKRLSHLIYAVCGSGKTEILFPPIHKLLTEGKRVCIAAPRVDVILELEPRLRTAFPNTKIEALYGGAKPTMEASQLVLATTHQLYRFRHAFDAVFVDEADAFPYKADATLQKAVKKAVKPGSPVHYVTATPSEKLLSDMKKTGFVSIINRRYHGHPLPVPTFIPLWNYEKQIRKGKLPRKLIDWTERRLANKQPFLIFFHHIGLMEEAEPLFQLIDPRIRSVHAAHPDRKEHVQALRNKELPGLLTTTILERGITIPNVQVAVVGAEQQIFDKGALIQIGGRVGRSADYPTGDFILFHNGITYAMDEAKTEILKLNKGVVRT from the coding sequence ATGACAAAACCATTCAATCCGGCGATTCGAAATTTCCTTGACGGCCGTATTTGGCTGCGCATGCACACCCCTTTTCCGCGCGAAGAAATCGATGCACTAATTGATGCTGGCTACATTCAAACAATTAAAGGCATCGAATCAAAACCATCCTTCCTGAATCAAAATCGTCACCTATGCAACCGGTGTGAAAACGAAGACAGTACCCGGTTCACGACATTCAATTGCGCCAAATGCCAAGGGCCATGTACCTATTGCAGACAATGCTTAAAAATGGGCCGTGTTTCGTCATGCACGGAACTCATTATCTGGAATGGTGAAAAACCGGTTTACCCGACGAACCATACTATCGCCTGGCAAGGCACACTCACGCCGCACCAACAAAAGGCATCCGACGAGCTGTCCGAGAGTCAAAACAAACGACTGTCCCATCTTATCTACGCAGTCTGCGGATCGGGGAAGACGGAAATCTTATTTCCACCCATACATAAGCTGCTCACTGAAGGTAAACGAGTATGCATCGCTGCTCCCCGTGTCGATGTCATTCTTGAACTCGAACCGAGATTGCGTACGGCATTCCCGAATACGAAAATCGAAGCGTTATACGGCGGCGCCAAGCCGACGATGGAAGCCTCGCAGCTCGTCCTCGCGACGACCCATCAGCTGTACAGATTCCGTCACGCATTCGACGCCGTCTTCGTCGACGAAGCAGACGCCTTCCCATATAAGGCGGATGCAACATTGCAAAAGGCTGTCAAGAAAGCGGTCAAGCCGGGATCCCCAGTCCATTACGTCACCGCCACCCCTTCAGAAAAGTTATTATCGGATATGAAAAAGACGGGCTTCGTCTCGATCATCAACCGCCGCTACCACGGCCATCCGTTGCCCGTCCCGACATTCATTCCGTTATGGAACTATGAAAAGCAGATCCGGAAAGGGAAGCTGCCGCGCAAACTCATCGATTGGACAGAACGGCGACTCGCCAACAAACAACCGTTCCTCATCTTCTTCCACCATATCGGCTTGATGGAGGAGGCGGAGCCTTTATTCCAGCTCATCGATCCACGAATCCGCTCCGTCCATGCAGCGCATCCGGACCGGAAAGAGCATGTCCAAGCCCTAAGGAATAAAGAATTACCCGGCTTGTTAACGACGACCATCCTTGAACGAGGCATCACAATCCCGAATGTCCAAGTCGCAGTCGTCGGTGCAGAACAGCAAATCTTCGACAAAGGCGCACTCATCCAGATCGGCGGCCGTGTCGGTCGTTCCGCGGACTATCCGACAGGAGATTTCATCCTGTTCCATAACGGCATCACGTACGCGATGGACGAAGCAAAGACCGAAATCCTTAAGTTGAATAAAGGAGTCGTCCGCACATGA
- a CDS encoding ComF family protein, producing MNCLLCEQKLASTPSWQSLFAIETTSLICENCSKSFERVDIKEEGDVVDQVTSIYTYNGPMREYLHQYKFLQDVALAGVFANELRSELVRKDVIVVPIPMHPQKKIERTFAHVEEMLGAARIPFVDLLIKTNTEVMGEKTREERLSMHNLFSIKPGSDIQKTTYILVDDIYTTGTTLRHVASVLKEAGARRVEAVTLIRAEK from the coding sequence ATGAACTGCCTCCTTTGCGAGCAGAAACTTGCCTCCACACCGAGCTGGCAATCCCTTTTTGCGATTGAAACAACATCATTAATTTGCGAAAACTGTTCAAAAAGCTTCGAACGTGTCGACATAAAAGAGGAAGGCGATGTAGTCGATCAAGTCACATCCATTTATACATACAACGGACCTATGCGCGAATATCTTCACCAATACAAATTTCTGCAGGACGTTGCGCTCGCCGGCGTCTTTGCGAATGAACTGCGTAGCGAACTCGTCCGGAAAGACGTCATAGTCGTACCAATTCCGATGCATCCACAGAAAAAGATTGAGCGGACTTTCGCTCACGTCGAGGAAATGCTGGGGGCAGCCCGCATTCCATTCGTAGACCTGCTCATCAAGACGAATACCGAAGTGATGGGGGAGAAGACGAGGGAAGAGCGGCTTTCCATGCACAATTTATTTTCAATCAAGCCCGGAAGCGATATCCAAAAAACAACCTACATCCTTGTTGATGATATTTACACAACCGGCACGACACTCCGTCACGTAGCTTCTGTCCTAAAGGAAGCTGGCGCCAGGCGGGTGGAAGCAGTCACGCTCATCCGTGCCGAAAAATAG
- a CDS encoding TIGR03826 family flagellar region protein — translation MAELKHCLTCGDFFNYTGIREVCAKCARGEEEMYEEVYRFLRRRENRAATIERIVEVTGVTETLLHKWVRKGRLQPALFPNLGYPCDNCGKLTTTGKLCAGCTEELKSGLRQFEAAQEFREAVAKSETGTYLSDRKRND, via the coding sequence ATGGCAGAACTCAAACATTGCCTGACTTGCGGCGACTTTTTCAACTACACAGGCATCCGCGAAGTATGCGCCAAATGCGCACGCGGCGAAGAAGAAATGTACGAGGAAGTATACCGCTTCCTCAGAAGACGCGAAAACCGTGCAGCAACAATTGAACGGATCGTTGAAGTGACAGGCGTCACCGAAACGTTGCTTCATAAATGGGTCCGCAAAGGCCGCCTGCAACCAGCCCTATTCCCGAACCTCGGTTACCCCTGCGATAACTGTGGCAAGCTGACGACAACAGGAAAGCTATGCGCCGGTTGCACAGAGGAATTAAAAAGCGGACTCCGCCAATTTGAAGCCGCCCAGGAATTCAGGGAAGCGGTAGCTAAAAGCGAAACAGGCACGTATTTGTCAGATCGAAAACGAAATGATTAA